One window of the Novipirellula caenicola genome contains the following:
- a CDS encoding alpha/beta hydrolase, giving the protein MHEPETLNGSNVSNVHHPSITPYLPAADQATGTAILIAPGGGHQKLCLGHEGDALAAWFAEHGIAAFVLRYRLCREPDSPYTLEGHAMDDTRRAIRTVRANAEAWKIDPDRIGIVGFSAGGELAAYSAMNPEDGNPQSDDPVQRVSSRPDFQGLIYPGKSSTFTVKPGMPPAFIAFGFHDREDISIGMAKVYLQYKAADVPCEMHVYSNAGHGFGFRPDSTNAAGDWPQRMCEWLVDTKLLNQKK; this is encoded by the coding sequence ATGCATGAACCCGAAACGTTGAACGGGAGCAACGTCAGCAACGTGCATCACCCCTCGATCACGCCCTACTTGCCCGCCGCAGACCAGGCCACCGGCACCGCCATTTTGATCGCTCCGGGCGGTGGCCACCAAAAACTGTGTTTGGGGCACGAGGGCGATGCACTGGCAGCGTGGTTTGCGGAGCATGGCATCGCGGCGTTTGTGCTGCGATATCGCCTGTGCCGTGAACCGGATTCGCCTTACACCCTAGAAGGGCATGCGATGGATGACACCCGCCGCGCGATTCGCACGGTGCGGGCCAACGCGGAAGCGTGGAAGATCGATCCCGATCGCATTGGCATCGTCGGCTTTTCGGCAGGAGGTGAATTGGCGGCGTATTCGGCGATGAACCCCGAAGACGGCAATCCGCAAAGTGACGACCCGGTCCAACGAGTCAGCAGTCGCCCCGATTTCCAAGGGCTAATCTACCCCGGAAAATCAAGCACGTTCACGGTCAAACCCGGTATGCCGCCCGCCTTCATCGCGTTTGGTTTTCATGATCGCGAGGACATCTCGATCGGAATGGCCAAGGTGTACTTGCAGTATAAGGCAGCCGATGTGCCTTGCGAAATGCACGTCTACAGTAACGCCGGCCACGGCTTCGGATTCCGCCCCGACTCGACAAACGCCGCCGGTGATTGGCCGCAGCGGATGTGTGAGTGGTTGGTTGATACCAAGTTATTGAATCAGAAAAAATGA
- a CDS encoding sialate O-acetylesterase codes for MTPLFSRSRHRFRIAASRIFSLALPFALPMLGLVCGLLIAVTGSSLLAEQPQAATLKLAGIFADDMVLQRETDAAIWGKAAANAEVSITPSWNGNASLATADSQGRWQTTLATPAAGGPYEIQIESGEQAVTLENVLVGEVWICSGQSNMQWKMRGFGPDEFKEDVDKANYPNIRFCDVPQNLAFKEQQDVQSKWSICNPQTAYNFSAVAYFFGSRLHQELDIPIGLISTNWGGSSAEAWTSQKKLQAEFPEFAETLASYPGLIEEIGELQSRSQKKPKGINHRLPSVLYNSMIKPLMPMAMRGVIWYQGESNVERPYQYRKLFPAMIRDWREQWGIGDFPFYFVQIAPFSYKTSPYPAALLREAQAMTLSVPNTGMAVTMDIGNETNIHPKPKKPVGERLARLALRRTYGKSDLVDSGPEYQSMKVEGDRIRLSFDHVGSGLVSRDGEALSHFAIAGDDQNFVPAKATIDGDTVVVHSEQVDTPVAVRFGWGNADAPNLSNQEGLPASSFRTDDWPVPRQGGK; via the coding sequence ATGACCCCTCTCTTTTCACGCTCTCGTCACCGATTCCGTATCGCCGCTTCGCGGATCTTCTCTCTTGCTCTCCCCTTTGCCCTGCCGATGTTGGGGCTTGTTTGTGGGCTTTTGATTGCCGTCACCGGCAGCTCGCTGCTGGCCGAGCAACCGCAGGCCGCGACACTGAAACTCGCCGGCATCTTTGCCGACGACATGGTGCTGCAGCGTGAGACCGACGCGGCGATCTGGGGTAAAGCGGCGGCGAATGCCGAGGTCTCGATCACGCCCTCTTGGAATGGAAACGCAAGCCTCGCGACCGCGGATTCGCAGGGGCGTTGGCAGACCACACTCGCTACGCCCGCCGCCGGTGGGCCGTATGAGATTCAAATCGAATCAGGCGAACAAGCGGTGACACTCGAAAATGTCTTGGTCGGCGAAGTGTGGATTTGTTCGGGGCAATCCAACATGCAGTGGAAGATGCGTGGGTTTGGGCCGGATGAATTCAAAGAGGATGTCGACAAAGCCAACTATCCCAACATTCGCTTCTGTGATGTGCCGCAGAATCTCGCCTTCAAAGAACAGCAGGATGTTCAGTCGAAGTGGTCAATTTGTAATCCGCAGACGGCATACAACTTTAGTGCCGTCGCCTATTTCTTTGGTTCACGATTGCATCAAGAACTCGATATTCCCATCGGTTTGATTTCAACCAACTGGGGTGGTTCATCCGCCGAAGCATGGACAAGTCAAAAAAAGTTGCAAGCGGAATTCCCCGAGTTTGCTGAAACGCTGGCAAGTTACCCGGGATTGATCGAAGAGATCGGCGAACTGCAATCACGGAGCCAAAAAAAGCCCAAGGGGATCAATCACCGGCTTCCCTCGGTGCTGTACAACAGCATGATCAAGCCGCTGATGCCGATGGCGATGCGTGGCGTGATCTGGTACCAAGGCGAATCCAACGTCGAACGGCCCTATCAATACCGAAAACTGTTTCCGGCAATGATTCGTGATTGGCGTGAACAATGGGGCATCGGTGACTTTCCCTTTTACTTTGTCCAAATCGCTCCGTTCAGCTACAAAACCAGTCCGTACCCGGCAGCGCTGTTGCGAGAAGCTCAAGCGATGACGTTGTCGGTCCCCAATACGGGAATGGCGGTGACGATGGACATTGGTAACGAGACCAACATTCACCCGAAACCGAAAAAGCCGGTCGGCGAACGTTTGGCTCGGTTAGCACTCCGCCGGACTTACGGAAAATCGGACCTCGTCGACTCGGGGCCCGAGTATCAATCAATGAAAGTCGAAGGCGACAGAATTCGGTTGTCGTTTGACCATGTCGGCTCGGGGCTGGTCAGCCGCGACGGCGAAGCGCTAAGCCACTTTGCAATCGCCGGTGATGACCAAAACTTTGTTCCTGCCAAAGCGACGATCGATGGTGACACAGTCGTGGTTCACAGCGAGCAGGTGGATACGCCAGTGGCAGTGCGTTTCGGTTGGGGCAACGCGGACGCACCCAATTTAAGCAACCAGGAAGGCTTGCCAGCATCGTCGTTCCGAACCGATGATTGGCCGGTTCCACGACAAGGTGGGAAATAG